From a single Vitis vinifera cultivar Pinot Noir 40024 chromosome 18, ASM3070453v1 genomic region:
- the LOC104882467 gene encoding aspartic proteinase nepenthesin-1 — protein MAPPPYPLPSLPFLLLILTVLGLPRSSSTLMPGFRRQQLETGFQVGLRHIDAGRNFTRLQLIQRGINRGRQRLQRMSGMATTAERNGFQAPVHVGDGEFVVNLMIGTPPVPFPAIMDTGSDLIWTQCNPCKLCFQQSTPVFNPKRSSTFSNISCSSKLCKGVKPSKCDKSCEYRYTYGDESSTEGFMAMDTITFGELPKRVSIPRIGFGCGVNNRATGMDQTAGLLGLGRGVLSLVSQLGTQKFSYCLTSIHENKTSSLLFGSLAYSNFNPGKIPRTPLIQNPFLPSYYYLALKGITVGYTLLPIPEFAFQLGKDGSGGMILDSGTTITYLQEDAFDVLKNAFISQTELQVANSSTTGLDLCFHLPVKNAAEVKVPKLIFHFKGLDLALPVENYMVSDPEMGLICLAIDATGSLSIFGNIQQQNMLVLHDLKKSTLSLVPTQCDKV, from the coding sequence ATGGCTCCTCCTCCTTACCCCTTACCTTCACTTCCATTTCTACTACTCATCCTCACCGTTCTTGGTCTTCCACGGTCATCATCTACGTTGATGCCAGGCTTCCGTCGCCAGCAACTGGAAACCGGGTTCCAGGTCGGCCTAAGACATATTGATGCTGGTCGTAACTTCACGAGACTTCAACTCATCCAAAGAGGAATCAACCGCGGGAGGCAGCGGCTGCAGAGGATGAGTGGAATGGCAACAACTGCAGAGCGTAACGGTTTCCAAGCCCCGGTTCATGTTGGAGATGGAGAGTTCGTAGTGAACTTAATGATCGGAACACCCCCTGTGCCTTTCCCGGCGATAATGGATACGGGAAGCGACTTGATATGGACGCAGTGCAATCCATGCAAGTTGTGTTTCCAGCAATCGACGCCCGTTTTCAATCCGAAGCGGTCTTCCACCTTCTCTAATATTTCATGTTCCAGTAAATTATGCAAGGGTGTAAAGCCTTCCAAGTGTGATAAATCTTGCGAGTATAGATATACTTATGGAGACGAGTCGTCCACGGAAGGCTTCATGGCAATGGACACTATCACTTTTGGGGAGTTACCGAAACGAGTTTCAATCCCTCGTATCGGGTTCGGGTGTGGGGTTAACAACCGGGCTACAGGGATGGATCAGACTGCAGGGCTGCTGGGTCTCGGGCGGGGAGTTCTGTCGCTAGTTTCACAGCTTGGTACACAGAAATTCTCGTATTGTTTAACCTCGATTCATGAGAATAAAACGAGCAGTCTTTTGTTTGGATCTCTAGCTTATTCGAACTTCAACCCTGGAAAAATTCCAAGGACCCCATTGATTCAAAACCCATTCCTGCCATCCTACTACTATCTGGCTCTTAAAGGCATCACAGTCGGCTACACTCTTTTACCCATACCCGAATTCGCATTCCAATTGGGAAAGGATGGGAGCGGCGGCATGATCCTAGATTCTGGGACAACTATAACTTATTTACAGGAGGATGCTTTTGATGTGCTAAAGAATGCCTTCATCTCCCAAACGGAGCTTCAGGTTGCCAATTCCAGCACCACCGGACTTGACCTTTGCTTTCATTTGCCAGTGAAAAATGCAGCAGAGGTCAAGGTGCCAAAGCTGATCTTTCACTTCAAGGGGTTAGATTTAGCGCTGCCAGTGGAGAATTATATGGTATCAGATCCTGAAATGGGATTGATATGCTTGGCCATTGATGCCACGGGCAGTCTATCAATTTTTGGGAACATTCAGCAGCAGAACATGTTGGTCCTCCATGATCTTAAGAAGTCGACTTTATCCTTAGTTCCCACCCAATGTGATAAGGTGTAA
- the LOC100253893 gene encoding lysM domain-containing GPI-anchored protein 1 codes for MFNQSTLSGLFVLFFLVLSNVDVVRSKSTIEPCSNSDSCNAMVGYTLYTDLKVSEVATLFQVDPIAILTANAIDISYPDVENHILPSQLFLKIPIYCSCVDGIRKSVTTRYKTRPSDTLSSIADSIYAGLVSADQLREANSISDPSVLDVGQTLVVPLPCTCFNGTDNLLPATYLSYVVKVDDTLTGIASRYSTTISDLMTVNAMGSPAIKAGDILAVPLPACASNFPKYASDYGLAVPNGSYAITASHCVQCSCGPGSLNLYCMPASLAVSCSSMQCRNTNLMLGNVTMQKSSAGCNVTSCSYGGFVNGTIIATLTTSLQPRCPGIQQFPPLIAPPSSVIRDSFYAPSPSPSQSDGAGTTIPSPSVVPSTGSIPGFAPANGPTGSASDASSLVNPLASFPVVIALCLFFKLMVSSFL; via the exons ATGTTTAACCAAAGCACACTGTCTGGGCTCTTCGTTCTCTTCTTCTTGGTCTTGAGCAATGTGGACGTCGTGAGATCCAAATCCACCATCGAGCCATGCTCGAACTCCGACTCATGCAACGCCATGGTGGGTTACACGCTCTACACCGACCTTAAGGTCTCGGAAGTGGCGACCCTATTCCAAGTCGACCCCATTGCTATTCTCACCGCCAACGCCATTGACATTTCGTATCCGGATGTTGAGAATCACATCCTTCCCTCCCAGctcttcctcaaaatccccatTTACTGCTCCTGCGTCGACGGAATCAGAAAATCAGTCACCACACGGTACAAGACTCGCCCCTCCGATACTCTCTCATCGATTGCCGATTCGATTTACGCGGGTCTTGTGTCCGCGGATCAGCTCAGGGAGGCGAATTCGATATCGGATCCTTCGGTTCTGGATGTGGGGCAGACCCTTGTGGTTCCGCTTCCTTGTACTTGCTTCAATGGGACTGATAATTTGTTGCCGGCCACTTATTTATCGTATGTGGTGAAAGTTGATGACACATTGACAGGCATTGCTTCCAGGTATTCGACTACTATTTCTGATCTAATGACTGTGAATGCAATGGGGAGTCCAGCAATTAAGGCTGGTGATATACTTGCTGTTCCTTTGCCAG CTTGTGCAtctaattttccaaaatatgcTTCGGACTATGGGCTAGCTGTGCCAAATGGGAGTTATGCTATCACTGCAAGTCACTGTGTACAATGCAGTTGTGGGCCAGGAAGTCTCAA TTTATACTGCATGCCAGCATCTTTGGCAGTCTCTTGTTCAAGTATGCAATGCAGGAATACTAACCTTATGCTCGGGAATGTTACAATGCAAAAGAGTAGTGCTGGCTGCAATGTTACATCTTGTAGCTATGGTGGTTTTGTCAATGGCACCATTATTGCTAC GCTGACCACATCCCTTCAACCTCGATGTCCAG GGATCCAGCAATTTCCTCCACTTATAGCACCACCATCTTCAGTAATCAGGGATTCATTCTATGCCCCATCACCTTCTCCATCTCAGTCAGATGGTGCTGGAACAACAATTCCTAGTCCTTCGGTGGTGCCTTCAACAGGGTCAATTCCAGGTTTTGCTCCCGCCAATGGCCCAACTGGAAGTGCCTCTGATGCTAGCTCTTTGGTGAACCCCTTAGCCAGTTTCCCTGTTGTGATTGCCTTATGTTTGTTTTTCAAGTTAATGGTCTCgtcctttttataa